A window from Chiroxiphia lanceolata isolate bChiLan1 chromosome 3, bChiLan1.pri, whole genome shotgun sequence encodes these proteins:
- the SESN1 gene encoding sestrin-1 isoform X2, with translation MHTLFADSFATLGRLDNVTLVMVFHPQYLESFLKTQHYLLQMDGPLPLHYRHYIGIMAAARHQCSYLVNLHVNDFLHVGGDPKWLNGLENAPQKLQNLGELNKMLAHRPWLITKEHIEQLLKTEENSWSLAELIHAVVLLTHYHSLASFTFGCGISPEIDCEGGHTFRPPSVSNYCICDITNGYHGVEEIHASPTGSIPSTESVCEVEALMEKMKQLQECRDEEEASQEEMATRFEREKRESMFVCSSEDEESAATRDVSRHFEDTSYGYKDFSRHGMHVPTFRVQDYSWEDHGYSLVNRLYPDVGQLLDEKFHIAYNLTYNTMAMHKDVDTSMLRRAIWNYIHCMFGIRYDDYDYGEINQLLDRSFKVYIKTVVCTPEKTTKRMYDSFWRQFEHSEKVHVNLLLVEARMQAELLYALRAITRYMT, from the exons ATGCACACGCTGTTTGCAGATTCTTTTGCCACGCTGGGCAGACTGGACAATGTTACCTTGGTGATGGTTTTCCACCCGCAGTATCTTGAAAGCTTTCTAAAAACTCAGCACTATCTGCTGCAAATGGATGGTCCACTCCCGCTTCATTACCGACACTACATCGGGATAATG gCTGCAGCACGACATCAGTGCTCTTACCTTGTTAACCTCCATGTGAATGACTTCCTTCATGTTGGTGGAGACCCCAAATGGTTGAATGGTCTGGAAAATGCACCtcaaaaactgcaaaatttagGAGAACTGAACAAAATGTTGGCTCACCGACCCTGGCTTATCACCAAGGAACATATCGAG CAACTTTTAAAGACTGAAGAGAACAGCTGgtccctggcagagctgatcCATGCAGTTGTTCTCCTTACACACTACCACTCCCTTGCTTCCTTCACATTTGGTtgtgggatcagcccagagATCGACTGTGAGGGGGGTCACACTTTCAGGCCCCCTTCCGTCAGTAACTACTGCATATGTGATATTACAAATGGTTACCACGGGGTGGAGGAAATCCATGCCAGTCCAACTGGAAGTATTCCA TCTACAGAGTCGGTCTGTGAAGTTGAAGCTCTTATGGAGAAAATGAAGCAGCTACAGGAGTGCAGAGACGAAGAAGAGGCCAGCCAGGAAGAGATGGCTACACGTTttgaaagggagaagagagaaagcatGTTCGTGTGTTCTTCAG AAGATGAAGAATCTGCAGCAACAAGAGATGTGTCTCGTCACTTTGAGGATACCAGCTATGGTTACAAAGACTTCTCCAGACACGGAATGCATGTGCCCACCTTTCGTGTTCAG GATTATTCCTGGGAAGACCATGGCTATTCCTTGGTTAATCGTCTTTATCCAGATGTGGGACAACTACTTGACGAGAAGTTTCATATTGCTTATAATCTGACTTACAACACAATGGCCATGCACAAAGATGTGGATACCTCAATGCTAAGACGAGCTATTTGGAACTATATTCATTGTATGTTTGGAATAAG ATACGATGATTATGACTATGGTGAAATTAATCAGTTGTTGGACCGCAGCTTTAAAGTTTACATCAAGACTGTGGTTTGCACTCCTGAAAAGACCACAAAAAGAATGTATGATAGCTTCTGGAGGCAGTTTGAACACTCTGAGAAG GTCCATGTAAATTTGCTTCTGGTAGAAGCTCGGATGCAAGCCGAACTACTTTATGCTCTGAGAGCTATTACTCGCTATATGACCTGA